The genomic stretch GCCCGTCGAGCCGGACGATCTCGTTTCGCGCGGTGGCCACGAGGCCGCTCATGTCCCGGCGCTCGTTCTCGCCGAGCTTGGCCAGCCGCCGCTCGAGGAGGACGAGCTGGAGGTTGATCGAGTTGAGCGGGTTCCGGACCTCGTGGGCGAGCTGCGCGGCGAGGGTGCCGATCGCGGCGAGGCGCTCGTTGCGCATCATCCCCTCCTGGGCCCGCTGGAGCGCCTCGAGGCTCAGCTGCGCCTCGCGGAAGAGGGAGGCGTTGTCGATCGCGAGCGCCGCCTGGCGGCCGAGGGCGTCGGCGAGGTCGACCTGGTCGAGGCTCCACGCCCCGGGTTCCCGTCGCGACGCGAGCAACACGCCCACCGCCTGGCCGTGCGCGCGCAGCGGCACGACGAGCGCCCCGCCCACCTCCTCCGCCGCCGCCCTCGCCGCGTCCACGCGCGGGTCGAAGGCGGTGTCGGGGATCGCGAACACGAGGCCGGCGCGCAGCACCTCGTCCGGCGCCTTCAGCCCGAGCGCGTCGGGGCCGCGGAAATCCCCCACGCCGAATCCGGAGAAGGGCGGGCCGGCGAGGTGCGCGAACCGGTACCGCTCGTCCTCGCCCCCGAGGAAGATCGCGCAGCGATGGGCGCCGAGCAGGTCGCGCGCGTAGGTGCCGACCGCGCCGAGGATCTCCCCCGCGTCGAGGCTGCCGCCGATCGCGCGGGCGAGGGTCGCCAGCGCCTGCGCCTCGGCGTTGCGCCTGCGCTCGAGGCGGGTCGTCCGCGACTTGTCCACGGCGAGGCAGATCTGCTTCCCGGCGGCCTCGAGGAACTGCAGCTCGCGTCGCGTGAAGACCGAGGCGGGCCGGTTCGCCAGGTTCAGGACTCCGAGCACGCCGCGCTCGAACTTCAGCGGGATGCACGCGTGCGTCATCGTCGCGTCGCCGGGGACCATCCACGGGAGGCGCGGGCATTCGAGGGTGTTGCGCGCGAGGGCGAGCCGGCCGCTGTCGAAGACGTCCTGACAGAGGCAGGTCCCGATCCCCTCGCTCTTGCAGCGCCTCTCGTATTCGCGGTCGAGGCCGTGCGCGGCGGCGAGCTCGAGCCGGCCGCCGCGCTCCTCCCCCCAGAAGATCCACCCCGCGCGAAGCCCCAGGCGGTCGAGGAGCAGCTCGAGCCCCGCCTGCAGGATCGGCTCGTCGCCGTCGACGGACCCGAGGCGCACGGCGAGCTCGCGCAGGATGTCGAGCTCGAGGTTGCGCTGCGCGAGCAGCTCGCGCTGATCGCGGCTCTCGAGGATCGCCTTCGACGCGCGCAGCGCCCCCGCGATCACGCGGACCGCCGCGCGCGCGAAGGCGCGGGCGGCGTCGTCCCACGGGTACGGCCGGTCGAGCAGGAGCACGCCGATCGGCTCGACGTCGCCGGGGAGCAGGAGCGCGATCCGGCCGATGCTCCCCTCGGGGGCGGACCACTCGACGACGGGCTCCCCCGACTCGATCGCCTCCCTCGCGGCGGAATCGAGGATGCGGCACCGTTCGGGATGCCAGAGCGCGGCGCGAACGATCGAGTTCCCCTCGCGCAGCGACAGCAGCCCCGACTCGGCGCCGAGGGCGGCGCCGGTCACGGCGATTCCCTGCTCGCAGATCTCCGTCCGCCCCGCGGGGGCGGCGGTGAGTCGGACGAGCTCCCCCAGGCGGTTCAGACCGGCCTCGGGGTCGAATCGGCGTGCCTGCATCACCGGAGCGTAGAAACGCCCGGCGGGTCCGTCAAGGGAACGGGCTCAGGCGGCGGTCGAAGCCTTGACGATCTCGACGTTGCAGGGCGCGTGGCTGACCAGGGCGTGGCTGACGCTTCCGAGCAGGAACCGCTCGAGGGGGGTCTTGCCGTGGGAGCCCGCGACGACGAGGTCGGGTTTCCACTCCCGGATCGCCGCGAGCAGGGCGCTCTTGGCATCGCCGTCCCGGAGCTCGTAACTCGACTTCAGCTCCGCCCTGCCGGCAAACCGCTCCAGGGCCCGCTGGATCTGGCGGTAGGCCTCTTCGCGGAGCTCGGCCCCCAGGCGCTCGCCGAAGGTCGCGAGCCCTTCGATCCCTCCGACCGAGGGGGCGTAGGCCGGCCGCTCCACCGCGGTGACGATCCGCACCTCCGTCCCCGCGGGCCAGGGCCGCTGCAGCACTTCCTCGAGCGCGGCTTCCGCGCATCGCGATCCGTCATACGCCAGCAGGATCTTCATGGCGCCCCCAAGGGTCTCGGACGGATTCGCAGCCCCCGTGCCAGCGCGAACCGCGGCAAGCTCCCGTTTGGGGTGGGTCGTCCGGGGGTTTGGGGTGCCGGGAACGCAGATTCTGCGGACGGGCGCCGGAGGGGGGTCCGGGCGGATATAAAAATGCGCGGCCCGGCAGGCTCGCCGCCGGGGCCGCGCATGGGGACGGGCGGGGTTACTTTGCGGTCGCCCGCTGGAGCTCGTCGTCGATGACGTCCTTGAAGTCTTCGAAGGGCCGGGCGCCCACGATCATCCGGCCGTTCACGAAGAACGCCGGGGTGCCGGTCACGCCGACCGCCGCGCCGGCCTGGAAATCGGCCTGGATCGCGGCCTCGTACTTCTTGGAGGCGGTGCAGGCGTCGAAGGCGGCCATGTCCAGGGACAGATCGGTCGCGCGCTTGCCGAGGTCGGCGTCGCTGAGATCGCCGTTCACCTCCATCAGGTTCGCGTGGTACTCCCAGAACTTGTTCTGCTCGGCGGCGCAACGCGCGGCGACCGAGGCCGGAACGGCCCGGGGGTGGAAGTTCAGGGGGTAGTCGCGGAAGACGAACCGGACCTTGTCCCCGTACTCCTTCAGGACGCGCTCGACCGTCGGGTGGGCGCGGCGGCAGAACGGGCACTGGTAGTCCGAGTACTCCACGATCGTCACCGGCGCCGTCGCCGGTCCCTTCGCGAACGCGGTCGCCGGGATCTGCATCGACTGCGGGATGCGAATCGGCTCGAGCATCGTCTTGACGGGGGTCTTGGCGACGAGCTCGTTGAGGAACTCGCCGCGGCGCTGCGCGGCCTTCTGGTTGCGGAGGGTGCGCTCGATGTCCCCCGCCGCGTCTTCGCGGGTACGGCCACCCATGCG from Candidatus Polarisedimenticolaceae bacterium encodes the following:
- a CDS encoding GAF domain-containing protein is translated as MQARRFDPEAGLNRLGELVRLTAAPAGRTEICEQGIAVTGAALGAESGLLSLREGNSIVRAALWHPERCRILDSAAREAIESGEPVVEWSAPEGSIGRIALLLPGDVEPIGVLLLDRPYPWDDAARAFARAAVRVIAGALRASKAILESRDQRELLAQRNLELDILRELAVRLGSVDGDEPILQAGLELLLDRLGLRAGWIFWGEERGGRLELAAAHGLDREYERRCKSEGIGTCLCQDVFDSGRLALARNTLECPRLPWMVPGDATMTHACIPLKFERGVLGVLNLANRPASVFTRRELQFLEAAGKQICLAVDKSRTTRLERRRNAEAQALATLARAIGGSLDAGEILGAVGTYARDLLGAHRCAIFLGGEDERYRFAHLAGPPFSGFGVGDFRGPDALGLKAPDEVLRAGLVFAIPDTAFDPRVDAARAAAEEVGGALVVPLRAHGQAVGVLLASRREPGAWSLDQVDLADALGRQAALAIDNASLFREAQLSLEALQRAQEGMMRNERLAAIGTLAAQLAHEVRNPLNSINLQLVLLERRLAKLGENERRDMSGLVATARNEIVRLDGLVQESLSLSSVDRLALRQGNPEDALRDTMMLMAPYARERGVDVRETYAGTAVEVPIDREKLKQVLINLVRNAIEAMPHGGRLRVASALDDGVVAMRVSDSGVGIPPGVDVFDLFVTTKADGTGLGLPIAKRIVEAHGGSLTYESVPGKGTTFTVALKVP
- a CDS encoding thioredoxin domain-containing protein, producing the protein MKVRHVLAAVALAGVIAVPAYAKKEKKQDAAAAPAAPASKVVATIGSATITEDELNQAASSQLMKVRQQEYEIKEQVLDGLVQQKLLEMEAAARSVNLPDLLKAEIEDKTVAPTKEEMDRFYEQNKSRMGGRTREDAAGDIERTLRNQKAAQRRGEFLNELVAKTPVKTMLEPIRIPQSMQIPATAFAKGPATAPVTIVEYSDYQCPFCRRAHPTVERVLKEYGDKVRFVFRDYPLNFHPRAVPASVAARCAAEQNKFWEYHANLMEVNGDLSDADLGKRATDLSLDMAAFDACTASKKYEAAIQADFQAGAAVGVTGTPAFFVNGRMIVGARPFEDFKDVIDDELQRATAK
- a CDS encoding universal stress protein — translated: MKILLAYDGSRCAEAALEEVLQRPWPAGTEVRIVTAVERPAYAPSVGGIEGLATFGERLGAELREEAYRQIQRALERFAGRAELKSSYELRDGDAKSALLAAIREWKPDLVVAGSHGKTPLERFLLGSVSHALVSHAPCNVEIVKASTAA